A single window of Aspergillus puulaauensis MK2 DNA, chromosome 5, nearly complete sequence DNA harbors:
- a CDS encoding uncharacterized protein (TransMembrane:1 (i94-114o)), protein MARRTVSEGPERNAMELPKYPGSCASREQPPPYIDVDLEQQHSTDPPGYQNGSPTRDSNRNEASESNICLGVWRMERPTRRTWKRPCSRFEWEVLGGFSILFLLVGGVLVYYIYADYPRLFHKSHGKGKA, encoded by the exons ATGGCCCGACGGACGGTCAGTGAAGGCCCCGAGAGAAATGCAATGGAGCTGCCAAAATACCCTGGCTCTTGTGCCTCGCGCGAGCAGCCTCCTCCCTACATAGATGTCGATCttgagcagcagcacagcACCGATCCACCTGGGTACCAGAACGGGTCCCCCACGCGCGACTCCAACCGTAATGAGGCTAGCGAGTCCAATATTTGCCTGG GGGtgtggagaatggagaggcCGACACGGCGCACTTGGAAGAGACCGTGCAGCCGGTTTGAGTGGGAGGTGCTGGGTGGCTTCTctattctttttctcctcgtcggtggCGTACTTGTTTACTACATATATGCTGATTACCCACGGCTGTTCCACAAGTCTCACGGCAAAGGCAAGGCATAG
- a CDS encoding putative C6 finger domain protein (COG:S;~EggNog:ENOG410PT4X), producing MFYATLPLTPPPSPAKQSPSSFSRSPPQEPLRPDSPPPSPIPMSRAERFERIKELFLDRSDKTIKEITKSEHYLLRSRRMEPSVSTWRDSDDSEDYDPMNEGRSKGKRQVAVDGENERAPKRAKPECVEEPAFDKPESTESVSEESSVSSTFLDSLPELEEDLGLDDAIELGAMDVDVLEEQSEQGKAMVTASSEESGLPVANKLKDSENQTDSSSKSAERQSKDNTTPIPIDSDGDDEENPEVGLEIQGESNNQNGEKQTVADNLPIPDASREEKPQLGEEELEDAPEYPDKPESNLGEKTRDHVPPDSNKPRGQDGGELDEKLNIGSNSQDERNKDDEWQGKEDSPSFDCSGGKEVESQVDVPTLQTPNDVNGEAVASQSRTDNPEPMATGDEEVKEKEGIEAETKPDETAWPSPKAESDATNVDMQEPQSIDGTNGDNKNTAAESQTETETDHGIPKGQEPSDVDMVDSQPGANPDEETSSEPQCKDAETTQSAESSEPCSWCDDFAYGLVGFEKHRPGPMCARCVQQRSCIVRCTGHRTEPLDEFKPESFDFRAAYDSLNPGTGKRVMKNPWCSLCPSPAFFRCATRPATSGHLKSTEPESVMGCGLMLCETCSILVQACNDLTWVVSFNRSEDSADGSRADVDYLLPGSELCK from the exons ATGTTCTACG CAACTCTGCCACTCACTCCACCCCCCTCCCCGGCCAAGCAGTCTCCCTCTTCGTTCTCTCGCTCCCCACCGCAAGAACCACTGCGCCCAGACAGTCCGCCGCCCTCCCCCATTCCTATGAGCAGAGCTGAACGATTTGAGCGCATCAAAGAGTTATTCCTCGATCGATCCGACAAAACGATCAAAGAAATCACCAAGTCAGAGCATTATCTCCTGCGAAGTCGCAGGATGGAGCCATCTGTGTCAACGTGGCGCGATAGTGACGATAGCGAGGATTACGACCCCATGAATGAGGGAAGGTCGAAAGGCAAACGGCAAGTAGCCGTTGATGGCGAGAATGAACGTGCGCCGAAGCGCGCGAAGCCGGAGTGTGTGGAGGAACCTGCATTCGACAAGCCTGAATCGACCGAATCGGTATCGGAGGAAAGCTCTGTGAGCAGCACATTCCTGGATTCTCTTCCGGAGTTAGAAGAGGATTTGGGTCTGGACGACGCTATTGAGCTCGGTGCGATGGATGTGGACGTGCTCGAAGAACAATCGGAGCAGGGAAAGGCGATGGTGACGGCGAGTTCCGAAGAAAGTGGCCTCCCAGTCGCGAACAAGCTAAAGGATTCTGAGAATCAAACTGATTCCAGTTCAAAGTCCGCTGAACGGCAGTCGAAAGACAATACCACTCCTATCCCCATTGATTCGgacggtgatgatgaagaaaatcCAGAGGTCGGGCTGGAGATTCAAGGCGAGTCCAACAACCAAAACGGGGAGAAACAAACCGTAGCCGATAACCTCCCGATCCCCGATGCCTCCAGAGAAGAGAAACCGCAGTTGGGCGAAGAGGAGCTAGAAGATGCTCCTGAGTACCCAGATAAACCGGAGAGTAATCTCGGCGAAAAGACTAGAGACCATGTCCCACCAGACTCCAATAAACCCAGAGGTCAAGACGGCGGAGAATTGGATGAAAAGCTGAATATCGGTTCCAATTCTCAAGATGAGCGCAACAAAGACGACGAATGGCAGGGTAAGGAGGATAGCCCCAGCTTCGATTGCTCTGGGGGAAAAGAGGTTGAAAGCCAAGTGGATGTACCTACCCTTCAAACTCCCAACGATGTCAATGGTGAGGCTGTGGCAAGTCAGTCGAGAACAGACAATCCTGAACCCATGGCGACAGGAGACGAAgaggtgaaggagaaagagggaaTCGAGGCTGAAACAAAGCCCGACGAGACGGCTTGGCCATCACCTAAGGCTGAAAGCGACGCAACAAACGTGGATATGCAAGAGCCTCAATCAATTGACGGAACAAACGGCGACAACAAAAACACGGCCGCCGAATCCCaaaccgaaaccgaaactGACCACGGAATTCCAAAGGGGCAAGAGCCTTCAGATGTGGACATGGTAGACTCTCAACCAGGCGCAAACCCCGATGAGGAAACCTCATCAGAGCCCCAATGCAAAGATGCCGAGACGACCCAGTCTGCCGAGTCCTCGGAGCCGTGTTCCTGGTGCGATGATTTTGCATATGGACTCGTCGGCTTCGAAAAGCACCGACCTGGTCCGATGTGCGCCCGCTGCGTCCAGCAGCGTTCCTGCATTGTCAGGTGCACTGGACATCGCACCGAGCCGTTAGATGAATTCAAACCTGAGTCATTTGACTTCAGGGCCGCATATGACAGTTTGAACCCAGGCACTGGAAAGCGGGTGATGAAAAACCCATGGTGTAGTCTTTGCCCATCACCGGCATTCTTCCGCTGTGCAACACGGCCAGCGACAAGCGGTCATCTGAAATCCACGGAACCCGAATCGGTCATGGGGTGCGGCCTGATGCTGTGCGAAACGTGCAGCATCCTGGTCCAAGCCTGCAATGATCTGACCTGGGTTGTATCGTTCAATAGATCCGAAGATTCAGCGGATGGAAGTCGTGCGGACGTCGATTATCTTTTGCCTGGCAGTGAGTTATGCAAATAG
- a CDS encoding uncharacterized protein (COG:S;~EggNog:ENOG410PS2Z;~InterPro:IPR016181) — MHAHHHPYTTLLTHLKAHLPQSGPLLRRIQHQATHPSPTAQVLASFPPGSEPETKTGTETPWLAAYADVHRGLDTQVWVFSTLETKSNSNSASASASEPTHHNNHNNAPISTQEKETTKYQLLSLFTHIRTKLVPPYIAWVSSQPPALVAHLNPEKARDEGVKKIPPHPKTSVLLGSVHKTVVELICELASETLPTKPSANPSPSPGPESSRPGVRIHRGQNVFYAKYCFPSSSFNDDINSDGPEKGSLVGKGSGPGPGYTFTDSTGVSGIQEKHLDLVKNRTNIPRSKQALMAMGGVALYYRPGGDGDVYDDGDGLPASSPPVATASGAGVGAGADGEGEGEMPIGWAFLGFDGSLCTLHVEPEHRGKGLGGVVGKEVMKRGVDVFEPSARHNHGGLGGGQEEWFFADVAVDNVASRRVMEKMGGEIGWYVAWMVVEADI, encoded by the coding sequence ATGCACGCCCATCACCATCCCTACAcaaccctcctcacccaTCTAAAGGCCCATCTCCCACAATCAGgccccctcctccgccgcattcaGCACCAGGCCACTCACCCCTCACCCACAGCCCAAGTCCTCGCTTCGTTCCCTCCAGGGTCAGAGCCAGAGACCAAGACTGGGACTGAGACTCCATGGCTAGCAGCATACGCAGACGTCCATAGAGGCCTGGATACGCAAGTCTGGGTCTTTTCAACCCTCGAAACAAagtccaactccaactccgcGTCAGCATCAGCGTCGGAGCCAACTCACCATAACAATCACAACAACGCACCGATCTCCAcccaagaaaaagaaacaacaaaATACCAACTGCTGTCTTTATTTACGCACATCCGCACCAAGCTCGTCCCGCCCTACATCGCCTGGGTGTCCTCCCAACCACCCGCCCTAGTCGCACACCTAAACCCAGAGAAAGCAAGGGACGAAggcgtgaagaagatcccACCACACCCCAAAACATCCGTCTTGCTAGGCTCAGTGCACAAGACCGTCGTCGAACTGATCTGCGAACTTGCAAGTGAGACACTGCCAACGAAGCCGAGTGCAaatccaagtccaagtcccGGTCCAGAAAGTTCAAGACCAGGGGTGCGTATCCACCGCGGCCAAAACGTCTTCTACGCCAAGTACTGTTTCCCCTCGTCATCGTTTAATGATGACATCAACAGCGATGGTCCAGAAAAGGGGAGCTTAGTTGGAAAGGGGTCTGGGCCTGGGCCTGGGTACACGTTCACCGACTCCACTGGCGTCTCAGGGATCCAGGAGAAACACCTTGACCTGGTGAAGAACCGCACTAATATCCCGCGCTCGAAGCAGGCGTTGATGGCCATGGGTGGTGTGGCGTTGTATTACCGgcctggtggtgatggtgatgtttatgatgatggtgatggcttACCTGCATCCTCCCCACCCGTTGCTACGGCTTCTGGCGCAGGTGTAGGAGCAGGTGCAgatggggaaggggaaggggagatGCCGATTGGATGGGCATTCCTGGGGTTCGACGGGAGTCTTTGCACGCTGCACGTTGAGCCGGAGCATCGCGGCAAGGGCTTGggaggggttgttgggaaGGAGGTGATGAAGAGAGGGGTCGATGTTTTTGAACCTTCTGCGCGTCATAATCACGGTGGCCTCGGCGGGGGACAGGAGGAGTGGTTCTTTGCGGATGTAGCTGTGGATAATGTCGCCAGTCGGCGggtgatggagaagatgggggGTGAGATTGGGTGGTATGTTGCGTggatggttgttgaggcgGATATCTGA
- a CDS encoding uncharacterized protein (TransMembrane:2 (i77-102o114-137i)), with translation MGILRSSLAHLRKNSKSCLSKGKTSANVSDSPPTNEKERAAGPNDTNSSAKDEPTEPAPSDGTNPPKRRKRDLLKKFFKGIGWAGLGLLAIPLIPLIVALVICSEALGLALTAVWSLILKPLLLLIVLPVELVRAFFC, from the coding sequence ATGGGTATTCTACGATCCTCCCTCGCTCATCTACGCAAGAACAGCAAGTCATGTCTATCAAAAGGCAAAACATCCGCAAACGTCTCTGactcaccaccaaccaacgagaaagagagagcgGCTGGTCCCAATGATACCAACTCTTCTGCAAAAGATGAGCCAACTGAACCAGCCCCCTCCGATGGCACGAACCCGCCCAAGCGCCGCAAACGCGATCTTCTCAAGAAATTCTTCAAAGGGATCGGGTGGGCAggtcttgggcttcttgcAATTCCGCTGATCCCGCTGATTGTGGCTCTTGTCATCTGTAGCGAAGCCCTGGGGTTAGCCTTGACTGCAGTGTGGAGCCTGATACTGAAGCCGCTTCTGTTGTTGATTGTGCTGCCGGTTGAGCTGGTGCGCGCCTTTTTCTGCTAG
- the UBP12 gene encoding putative ubiquitin-specific protease UBP12 (COG:O;~EggNog:ENOG410PI2R;~InterPro:IPR038765,IPR035927,IPR029071,IPR001394, IPR018200,IPR006615,IPR028889;~MEROPS:MER0005433;~PFAM:PF06337,PF00443;~go_function: GO:0004843 - thiol-dependent ubiquitin-specific protease activity [Evidence IEA];~go_process: GO:0006511 - ubiquitin-dependent protein catabolic process [Evidence IEA];~go_process: GO:0016579 - protein deubiquitination [Evidence IEA]): MSGSEKRDDSIPPPGRDARSASPSTKRPAPDAEQDVEMSSAPGDKDAQPPSTDNPDQMDTTGSEEDSTGNDGNSASEKAYQTPSSMSNYTGPVAETHENTKTAASVAPGERPSYDDQVAKVTCFMMQPLQEGQKGYIVSMSWLKRVLSRSSTHAEKMDKTAAEGEIGPVDNSDLVLVTDPVSAGFKDERGEPYIPLRPGLEMGEDFEIVPQEGWDLIMQWYGLAEQSPAIARYAHNTSPSGDMENVQYELNPPIYTILKLSNPSAGVTPDSLREKNKAPVNTLASRHTNFQDWLRSAKESVRVDSSSKVRVWRVLSGLGSGAASAAVTPAASRSASPAPFSPLVSNAGNSYILDLNTFLSLSEGSQRELIDIKDQSTNTNYNGKMTIDMAGLSPGGIVVLEERSGADWVSELSKKALDRLGVPAGNMKANKLKTKSPATSGRSSPVSEPIRKTRRDGKPRGNTGLSNLGNTCYMNSALQCVRSVEELTYYFLNDVYKKDLNPSNPLAHNGDVAKAYANLLRTMFDEAGQSSFAPRHLKNTIGRYGPAFSGYGQQDSQEFLLFLLDGLQEDLNRIQKKPYIEKPDSTDEMVHNRKALEDFADRCWEIYKARNDSVVTDLFAGMYKSTLICPACDKVSIIFDPFNNLTLQLPIENLWTKSIFYFPLNKKPIIIDVEFDKNSSVKALKELIAKKAGSDPERLVMSEIYKYKFYKMFDNTTSIAECQISDGDEIAMLELESTPTNYNPDKRTKSSYYSYGRSNYDEVPDFESPKADRMIVSVFHRHERQTGYRPQRQFFGVPSYIIVKREEAKDYDAILRKVLAQVSTMTTRDFLNEEVADEQQETAEDSDTVIMNDDDAESADSKIKTTSVDGEEGMVDVSMRDASDQTDAAPSETSTPAASHTESSCIPERFHTLFDIKIARTNEAVPLGFTSVDDHKNYDKMTSRIVPKQAISKETDGKTNTDEDPTDEGAAEDSDSEEVDSLGNTRPRTPKPKAQGPLIRPGEAIVLDWNEDAYDALFAGDHRDADGVRGAATWTQIERMPDPELQNRRMLRNKRKKRGVTLYECLDEFNKEEILSENDAWYCPRCKEHRRASKKFELWKTPDILVMHLKRFSASRGFRDKLDIMVDFPVESLDLTDRVEAPEEGKSLIYDLFAVDNHYGGLGGGHYTAYAKNFMTGLWNEYNDSSVSRPIDPQNAVTSSAYLLFYRRRSERPLGGKILQEITESSTRPASSESDSQGESRPPSPSGEGRRLGGSSRNGSSSALAGVGAAHQPGDGGLRIGTQKSRDEDNPPEYSNSPSYGERSMGGTGMNFDDEDELGSEALGDPFRVSNLPSWSFNRVTDAHHDPSQMTELPGSPSDNELLDDNDDDGDSTKAVGGGDISDSDTRMASLADSPPFQGPVHPGTPLEEPTLTEFPQPDVDDDDDELPVVELHVGEEDRL; the protein is encoded by the exons ATGTCGGGCTCAGAAAAGAGAGATGACAGCATCCCCCCGCCCGGGCGCGATGCCAGGTCAGCCTCGCCCAGTACGAAGCGGCCCGCGCCCGATGCCGAGCAGGATGTCGAAATGAGCTCTGCTCCCGGAGACAAGGATGCACAGCCACCTTCCACCGACAACCCCGATCAGATGGATACAACTGGTTCTGAGGAGGATTCTACGGGCAACGATGGTAACTCTGCATCCGAGAAGGCCTATCAAACCCCATCCAGCATGTCAAACTATACCGGCCCCGTGGCCGAGACGCACGAGAATACCAAGACCGCAGCTTCAGTTGCGCCCGGCGAACGCCCTTCCTACGACGACCAGGTCGCAAAAGTAACATGCTTTATGATGCAGCCTCTCCAGGAAGGCCAGAAAGGATACATTGTGTCGATGTCGTGGTTAAAGCGGGTTCTGTCACGAAGCTCCACCCACGCAGAAAAGATGGACAAGACAGCTGCGGAGGGTGAAATCGGTCCTGTCGATAACTCAGACCTCGTCCTTGTTACCGACCCGGTCAGCGCGGGGTTCAAGGACGAACGCGGCGAACCCTACATCCCTCTGCGCCCGGGTTTGGAAATGGGTGAAGACTTCGAAATCGTACCCCAGGAAGGCTGGGATCTTATCATGCAGTGGTACGGTCTTGCGGAGCAATCACCGGCCATCGCCCGCTACGCTCACAACACAAGCCCGTCAGGCGATATGGAGAACGTCCAATACGAACTTAACCCTCCGATCTACACCATCTTGAAGCTCTCGAACCCGTCCGCCGGAGTCACCCCGGACTCTCTAAGAGAGAAGAACAAGGCGCCAGTCAACACCCTTGCCAGTCGACACACCAACTTTCAGGACTGGCTTCGGAGCGCGAAGGAGTCCGTCCGCGTTGACTCTTCGTCAAAGGTTCGCGTTTGGCGGGTCTTGAGTGGTTTGGGAAGTGGCGCGGCATCTGCTGCCGTCACCCCAGCTGCTTCTCGCAGCGCTTCCCCCGCGCCTTTCTCGCCGCTTGTCTCAAACGCCGGCAACAGCTATATCCTTGATCTCAAtaccttcctctccctttcTGAAGGCAGCCAAAGGGAGCTTATTGATATCAAAGATCAGTCAACCAACACAAACTACAATGGCAAGATGACGATTGACATGGCCGGACTAAGCCCCGGTGGTATTGTCGTTCTCGAAGAGCGTAGTGGTGCGGACTGGGTTTCCGAACTGTCCAAGAAGGCCCTAGACCGCCTCGGTGTGCCTGCCGGTAACATGAAAGCCAACAAGCTTAAAACGAAGAGCCCGGCGACGAGCGGACGATCATCTCCAGTATCAGAACCGATCCGAAAAACGCGTAGGGATGGAAAGCCTCGCGGCAATACTGGTCTCAGCAACCTGGGCAACACGTGTTACATGAACTCTGCCCTGCAGTGTGTTCGAAGTGTAGAAGAACTGACCTATTACTTCCTGA ACGATGTCTACAAGAAGGATCTTAACCCCAGCAACCCCCTGGCCCACAACGGAGATGTAGCCAAGGCATATGCCAATCTACTACGCACCATGTTCGACGAAGCAGGTCAATCGTCATTTGCCCCCAGGCATCTTAAGAACACCATCGGCCGCTACGGCCCAGCATTCTCGGGATACGGGCAACAAGACTCTCAGGAATTCCTCCTGTTCCTCCTCGATGGTCTGCAGGAGGACTTGAACAGAATCCAGAAAAAACCGTACATTGAGAAGCCGGATTCCACAGATGAGATGGTGCACAATAGAAAAGCACTCGAGGATTTCGCTGATAGGTGCTGGGAAATCTACAAAGCCCGGAACGACTCCGTTGTAACAGATTTGTTCGCTGGTATGTACAAGTCGACTCTCATCTGTCCGGCCTGCGATAAAGTCAGCATCATCTTCGATCCATTCAACAACCTCACTCTCCAGCTGCCGATTGAGAACCTCTGGACCAAGTCGATCTTCTACTTCCCCCTCAACAAGAAACCGATCATTATTGATGTAGAGTTCGATAAGAACTCCAGCGTCAAGGCCCTGAAGGAGCTGATCGCTAAGAAAGCCGGGTCGGATCCCGAGCGACTTGTCATGTCGGAAATTTACAAGTACAAGTTTTACAAGATGTTCGATAACACAACTTCTATCGCCGAGTGCCAAATTAGCGACGGTGACGAGATCGCCATGCTTGAGCTCGAATCCACGCCAACCAACTACAACCCCGACAAGCGTACTAAGAGCAGCTACTATTCTTACGGCCGTTCAAACTACGACGAGGTTCCAGACTTTGAATCGCCCAAGGCAGATCGCATGATTGTCTCCGTCTTCCACCGGCACGAGCGTCAAACAGGTTACCGACCGCAGCGCCAATTTTTCGGCGTGCCTTCATACATCATAGTCAAACGAGAGGAGGCCAAAGATTACGACGCCATTCTGCGCAAGGTTCTTGCCCAGGTTTCAACCATGACAACCAGGGACTTCCTCAACGAAGAAGTCGCCGATGAGCAACAAGAAACGGCGGAGGATTCAGATACCGTTATCatgaatgatgatgatgcggaATCGGCGGACTCCAAGATCAAGACAACATCtgtcgatggcgaagaaggcatGGTGGACGTTTCCATGCGCGATGCATCCGACCAGACAGACGCTGCTCCTTCGGAAACGTCCACACCGGCCGCCTCTCACACCGAAAGTTCCTGCATCCCCGAGAGGTTCCACACCCTCTTCGATATCAAGATTGCCCGGACAAACGAAGCCGTTCCCCTCGGGTTTACCTCCGTTGACGACCACAAGAACTATGACAAAATGACATCGCGGATCGTACCTAAGCAGGCTATCTCGAAGGAGACAGATGGTAAGACAAACACCGACGAAGATCCAACCGATGAAGGCGCCGCCGAAGATTCAGACAGCGAAGAGGTTGACAGTCTCGGCAACACCCGCCCAAGGACGCCGAAACCCAAGGCCCAGGGTCCTCTTATCCGCCCTGGCGAGGCCATCGTTCTCGACTGGAACGAAGACGCTTACGATGCTCTGTTCGCCGGCGACCACAGGGATGCCGATGGTGTTCGTGGCGCTGCCACGTGGACACAGATCGAGCGCATGCCAGACCCAGAACTGCAGAACCGACGCATGCTGCGTAACAAGCGTAAGAAGAGGGGCGTCACACTCTACGAGTGCTTGGACGAGTTCAACAAGGAAGAAATTCTGTCAGAGAATGATGCTTGGTATTGCCCGCGCTGTAAAGAGCATCGCCGAGCTAGTAAGAAGTTCGAGCTCTGGAAGACACCTGACATTCTTGTTATGCACCTGAAGCGCTTTAGTGCCAGCCGTGGGTTCCGCGATAAGCTTGATATCATGGTCGATTTCCCTGTTGAGAGCTTGGATTTGACCGATCGTGTCGAAGCTCCTGAGGAGGGTAAGAGCTTGATATATGATCTTTTTGCAGTGGATAATCACTACGGTGGTCTCGGAGGAGGCCATTACACGGCGTACGCGAAGAACTTCATGACAGGCTTGTGGAACGAGTATAACG ATTCCTCGGTTTCACGACCGATTGACCCCCAGAATGCTGTGACATCTTCGGCATATCTGTTGTTCTACCGTCGCCGCTCGGAACGCCCGCTCGGCGGCAAGATCCTACAAGAAATCACGGAATCGTCCACTCGACCTGCTAGTAGTGAATCGGATTCGCAAGGAGAATCGCGCCCACCGTCTCCGTCGGGGGAAGGCCGGCGTCTCGGCGGCTCCTCCCGCAATGGGTCGTCGAGCGCCTTAGCCGGAGTCGGAGCAGCTCACCAGCCGGGAGATGGTGGTTTGCGAATCGGAACACAGAAGAGCAGGGATGAGGACAATCCCCCGGAATACTCGAACAGCCCGTCATACGGTGAGCGAAGCATGGGCGGAACAGGTATGAActttgatgatgaagacgaactCGGCAGTGAAGCCCTGGGCGACCCGTTTCGCGTCTCAAATCTGCCCTCCTGGTCGTTCAATCGAGTCACGGATGCTCATCATGATCCTTCACAGATGACAGAGCTTCCGGGATCACCCTCTGACAACGAACTCCTCGatgacaacgacgacgatggcgacagCACCAAGGCTGTAGGTGGGGGCGACATTAGCGATTCCGATACCCGTATGGCATCTCTCGCGGATAGTCCTCCATTCCAAGGACCAGTGCACCCAGGAACGCCTCTGGAAGAGCCGACCCTCACGGAATTCCCCCAGCCGGATgtggacgacgacgacgacgagctgCCCGTGGTCGAATTGCACGTAGGTGAGGAGGACCGGCTTTGA